A single region of the Arthrobacter sp. zg-Y820 genome encodes:
- a CDS encoding exodeoxyribonuclease III, translated as MSLASAGESAGPAKTLRIATVNVNGIRAAYKRGMADWLAEREVDILCLQEVRAPDAVVRELLGDDWHILHAEAEAKGRAGVAIASRIAPVATREHIGDDYFALSGRWVEADFKVPVDGAEKLLTVVSAYVHSGEVDTPKQVDKYRFLDVMTERLPALKQQSDFVLLVGDLNVGHTPLDIKNWKGNVKRAGFLPEERAYFDRFFSDEIGYTDVARKLAGDVPGPYTWWSWRGQAFDNDSGWRIDYQLATPGLAERAVSAVVDRAATYDSRFSDHAPVVVDYQF; from the coding sequence GTGAGTTTGGCATCAGCAGGAGAATCCGCCGGTCCGGCAAAGACGCTGCGCATTGCAACGGTGAACGTGAACGGCATCCGCGCCGCCTACAAGCGCGGGATGGCCGACTGGCTGGCGGAGCGGGAGGTCGACATCCTCTGCCTGCAGGAAGTCCGCGCCCCCGACGCCGTGGTCCGGGAACTTCTCGGCGACGACTGGCACATCCTGCACGCCGAAGCTGAAGCCAAGGGCCGCGCCGGGGTGGCCATCGCCTCCAGGATCGCCCCCGTGGCCACCCGCGAGCACATCGGTGACGACTACTTTGCGCTCTCCGGACGCTGGGTCGAAGCAGACTTCAAGGTGCCGGTTGACGGCGCCGAAAAGCTGCTGACGGTGGTGAGCGCCTACGTCCATTCCGGCGAGGTGGACACCCCCAAGCAGGTCGACAAGTATCGTTTCCTGGACGTCATGACCGAGCGGCTGCCCGCTCTGAAGCAGCAGAGCGACTTTGTCCTGCTGGTGGGCGACCTCAACGTCGGGCACACGCCCCTGGACATCAAGAACTGGAAGGGCAACGTCAAGCGCGCCGGCTTCCTCCCCGAGGAACGCGCCTACTTTGACCGGTTCTTCAGCGACGAGATCGGCTACACGGACGTGGCCCGCAAGCTTGCCGGCGACGTGCCCGGCCCGTACACCTGGTGGTCCTGGCGCGGTCAGGCCTTCGACAACGACAGCGGTTGGCGCATCGACTACCAGCTGGCCACGCCCGGGCTGGCCGAACGCGCCGTCTCCGCCGTCGTCGACCGGGCCGCCACCTACGACAGCCGCTTCTCAGACCACGCTCCCGTAGTGGTCGACTACCAGTTCTGA
- the trpS gene encoding tryptophan--tRNA ligase, which produces MSTSTATGRQRILSGMQPSADSLHLGNYLGALVNWVRLQEEYDAYFFIPDLHAITVPQDPADLRQRTRVTAAQYIAGGVDVNKATLFVQSQVPEHAQLAWVLNCLTGFGEASRMTQFKDKQQRFGADAASVGLFTYPILQVADILLYNPHGVPVGEDQRQHVELSRDLAKRFNSRYGDTFIIPEVFVQKEAAKIYDLQNPTAKMSKSAASPAGLINLLDPDKVIAKRIKSAVTDDGAEIRFDREAKPGISNLLSIFSLVTGRSVDTLVKEYEGKMYGHLKVDLAEAVTEHVRPIRERALFLLEDPAELDRLLAVGAAKARETASVTLADVYSKVGFLPLGSTAV; this is translated from the coding sequence ATGAGCACATCCACCGCAACCGGCCGCCAGCGCATCCTCTCGGGAATGCAGCCCTCGGCAGACTCCCTGCACCTGGGCAACTACCTCGGCGCCCTGGTGAACTGGGTCCGGCTCCAGGAGGAGTACGACGCGTACTTCTTCATTCCGGACCTGCACGCCATCACCGTGCCGCAGGACCCGGCGGACCTGCGCCAGCGCACGCGCGTCACCGCCGCCCAGTACATCGCCGGCGGCGTCGACGTGAACAAGGCCACCCTGTTTGTCCAGTCCCAGGTTCCCGAGCACGCGCAGCTGGCCTGGGTCCTGAACTGCCTGACCGGATTCGGCGAAGCTTCCCGGATGACGCAGTTCAAGGACAAGCAGCAGCGCTTCGGCGCCGACGCGGCGTCCGTGGGCCTGTTCACGTACCCGATCCTGCAGGTCGCCGACATCCTGCTGTACAACCCCCACGGCGTGCCCGTGGGCGAAGACCAGCGCCAGCATGTTGAGCTCAGCCGTGACCTGGCCAAGCGCTTCAACTCCCGCTACGGCGACACCTTCATCATTCCGGAGGTGTTTGTGCAGAAGGAAGCAGCGAAAATCTACGACCTGCAGAACCCGACGGCGAAGATGTCCAAGTCGGCGGCGTCCCCCGCCGGGCTGATCAACCTGCTGGATCCGGACAAGGTCATCGCCAAGCGGATCAAGTCAGCGGTGACCGACGACGGCGCCGAGATCCGCTTCGACCGCGAGGCCAAGCCCGGCATCTCCAACCTGCTGTCCATTTTCTCGCTGGTTACCGGCCGGAGCGTGGACACCCTGGTGAAGGAGTATGAAGGGAAAATGTACGGCCACCTCAAGGTGGACCTGGCCGAGGCCGTCACGGAGCATGTCCGTCCGATCCGCGAACGGGCCCTGTTCCTGCTCGAGGATCCGGCTGAACTTGACCGTCTCCTGGCTGTGGGAGCCGCCAAGGCCCGGGAAACGGCATCCGTTACACTGGCCGATGTGTACAGCAAAGTAGGTTTTCTACCTTTGGGCTCCACAGCGGTCTGA
- a CDS encoding 2'-5' RNA ligase family protein, producing the protein MTLWNPMIQADTVEGVDGSSAAPGCTCVGIVIGVPEPMAAELRRARASFGDPLAAVIPAHITVVTTTQTDDWEATAAHVRRVARKHAPFDVSLRGTATFRPVSPVVYLQLDEGYDECTALHKEMQSGPLARDLPFPYHPHVTVAHDVSDAGMDSAMQTLRHYDARFTVSTIGLYEHDATGLWKLREEVPLRA; encoded by the coding sequence ATGACTCTTTGGAATCCGATGATCCAGGCAGACACCGTCGAGGGCGTCGACGGCAGTTCGGCCGCGCCCGGCTGCACCTGCGTGGGCATCGTGATCGGGGTGCCGGAGCCCATGGCAGCCGAGCTGCGCCGGGCTCGGGCCTCCTTCGGAGATCCGCTGGCGGCCGTCATCCCGGCACACATCACCGTCGTGACCACCACGCAGACCGACGACTGGGAAGCAACCGCTGCGCATGTGCGCCGGGTGGCCCGCAAGCACGCCCCGTTTGACGTCTCGCTGCGCGGCACTGCGACGTTCCGGCCGGTGTCGCCGGTGGTCTATCTTCAGCTCGACGAGGGCTACGACGAGTGCACCGCCCTGCACAAGGAAATGCAGAGCGGTCCGCTGGCCCGGGACCTGCCCTTTCCCTACCATCCCCATGTTACGGTGGCCCACGACGTGAGCGACGCCGGCATGGACAGCGCCATGCAGACCCTGCGCCACTATGATGCCCGCTTCACCGTGAGCACCATTGGGTTGTACGAGCACGATGCGACCGGGCTCTGGAAGCTCCGCGAGGAAGTCCCCCTCCGGGCCTAG
- a CDS encoding alpha/beta fold hydrolase, translating to MPTFESVSFPGVNNTTLAGTLDLPDGEARAWAVFCHGFTLGKNSAAASRISKALAGHGIGVLRYDAAGLGGSGGAWEDGTFSTKVADVSSAVDCLRAQGHKVSLLIGHSLGGAAVLAAAGSIPELDAVVTIGAPFRPSHVMHLFEEEMQTIRQEGSAQVDLGGRSLQIREELLHDLAAQNLTECIRELHLPLLVMHSPTDNTVGIDNASEIFSVARHPRNFISLEGSDHLMVDRAQTSRAADIIAAWAGVYLSA from the coding sequence ATGCCCACGTTCGAATCCGTATCCTTTCCCGGCGTCAACAACACCACGCTCGCCGGCACGCTTGACCTGCCCGACGGCGAAGCCAGGGCTTGGGCGGTGTTCTGCCACGGCTTCACGCTGGGCAAGAACAGCGCTGCCGCGTCGCGGATTTCCAAGGCCCTGGCCGGGCACGGCATCGGCGTCCTGCGCTACGACGCCGCGGGCCTGGGCGGCTCCGGCGGCGCGTGGGAGGACGGCACGTTCAGCACCAAAGTCGCCGACGTCTCCAGCGCCGTCGACTGCCTGCGCGCGCAGGGGCACAAGGTTTCCCTGCTGATCGGTCATTCCCTCGGCGGAGCGGCGGTCCTCGCCGCGGCCGGAAGCATCCCGGAGCTGGACGCCGTGGTGACCATCGGCGCACCCTTCCGGCCTTCCCATGTCATGCACCTCTTCGAAGAGGAGATGCAGACCATCCGGCAGGAGGGATCGGCGCAGGTCGACCTGGGCGGCCGCAGCCTTCAGATCCGGGAGGAGCTGCTGCACGACCTTGCCGCGCAGAACCTGACCGAATGCATCCGCGAGCTGCACCTGCCCCTGCTGGTCATGCACTCCCCCACCGACAATACGGTGGGCATCGACAATGCCAGCGAGATTTTCTCCGTGGCGCGGCATCCCCGGAATTTCATCTCGTTGGAGGGCAGCGACCACCTGATGGTGGACCGCGCCCAGACCAGCCGGGCGGCGGACATCATCGCCGCCTGGGCCGGCGTCTACCTGAGCGCCTAG
- a CDS encoding succinate dehydrogenase iron-sulfur subunit, whose amino-acid sequence MTTEIAEPASKIELPASVGGEIPSFEITLKVRRYNPEVSDEGYWDEWKLTMYGTDRVLDALHKVKWEHDGSVSFRRSCAHGVCGSDAMRINGRNRLACKTLLKDLDTSKPILVEPIKGLPVEKDLIVDMEPFFQSYREIMPFLVTKGHEPTKERLQSAEDRERFDDTTKCILCAACTSSCPVFWTDGQYFGPAAIVNAHRFIFDSRDDAGDMRLEILNDKEGVWRCRTTFNCSEACPRGIQVTKAIAEVKQAILSRSV is encoded by the coding sequence ATGACAACGGAAATTGCGGAGCCCGCCTCCAAGATTGAACTGCCCGCATCTGTGGGCGGGGAAATTCCCTCCTTCGAGATCACGCTGAAGGTTCGCCGCTACAACCCCGAGGTATCCGACGAAGGATACTGGGACGAGTGGAAGCTGACCATGTACGGCACCGACCGCGTGCTGGATGCCCTGCACAAGGTCAAGTGGGAGCATGACGGTTCCGTCTCCTTCCGCCGTTCCTGCGCCCACGGCGTCTGCGGATCCGATGCCATGCGCATCAACGGCCGCAACCGCCTGGCCTGCAAGACGCTGCTGAAGGACCTGGACACGTCCAAGCCCATCCTTGTGGAACCCATCAAGGGCCTGCCGGTGGAGAAGGACCTGATCGTGGACATGGAGCCGTTCTTCCAGTCCTACCGCGAGATCATGCCGTTCCTGGTCACCAAGGGCCACGAGCCCACGAAGGAACGCCTGCAGTCCGCCGAGGACCGTGAGCGGTTCGACGACACCACCAAGTGCATCCTCTGCGCCGCCTGCACGTCCTCGTGCCCGGTGTTCTGGACCGACGGCCAGTACTTTGGTCCGGCCGCCATCGTCAACGCCCACCGCTTCATCTTCGACTCGCGCGACGACGCCGGAGACATGCGCCTGGAGATCCTGAACGACAAGGAAGGCGTGTGGCGCTGCCGCACCACCTTCAACTGCAGCGAAGCCTGCCCGCGCGGCATCCAGGTCACCAAGGCCATTGCCGAGGTCAAGCAGGCCATCCTGAGCCGCTCGGTCTAG